The genomic segment agacttttataaaataaataaaatttgaacaatatatgtttttcttaatgtaaacattattttaacagaGAAGCCTGAAAACAaggttttaatttgatttaaaatggtTCTAAAGAAGTAAGAAACTttggaataaaaataagtgtcttctaaaacaaatttaaatgatgAATTCAATACAACatacaaataagtatatacTTACATGTAGTAGTGTAGAcgagaatacaaaaaaatggattttttcaaatgaaattatataaattgcaacCCAACTTTATtagaagtatattataaatttaggaGACAGTACTTTTCTCTTCTTCAGCGAGTTCAGTTAATAACGAATCTATAGTCCAGACTGTGTCAGCTGTATCCGTCTCTGCCGCGGGAATGAAAGATTTAAGCACATCTAACGCTGCATCGATTCCCTCTACAGAACCACTGACACCAACTTCAGCTAGTGTGTTGACTGTTTCAGTATCTTGATGATCAGGTCtgtgtaaaattttatgaaaaataaaaattaagtaatataaaagacAATTCTTTCAATAAAGTGATAGAACACTTAACACATTACTAATAGGtcttgttttaattacaatttacatattatttttaatttcttttgctTACACAGGCGGCTTAGATATTTCTTTCTCTAGTATATCTTGCAGATCATCCAAATCCGGTATAGTTGGGATGTCATCGATTGATTCAGAAGATTTCTTAGGCATAACATAATCACTGTAATACACATTGGCACGGTTTAATTCGGtacctaattaaattaatttatagattattataaattaatcataccGGGCCTCAACAGGCGGCCCTTCGGTCCAAACACCTATTTTTCTTGGTTCTGGTGCGTTCGAGTTGAAAGGGTCagtcattttatatatgtaaaaataaacaagtatgattgtaattaagattattaaatgtaatccGTATTCGATATTACTAAACTGATTACTCAGTtgtcgttttttattatttactatttatcaaTTTGACAAGTTGGTTACTATTGACATCAAGTATTGCCATATCATTTTCTTAATTCGCGTCTGGCAACCATATAAAATGCTAGGTTACaccaatttttttcatttctaaaaTTTGTACAACGAAATTACAAGCTTAAAATGCAAAGTTGGAAGGCAAAGCTGCTAAAAATGCCATCTAATGGTACACGTTTACAGCTGACAAAAAAAGCCATTCATTATAACCTACTTTGACAAATTACAATTTCGAGCTATTTtctttgtgtctgtaattacacgaGACTGCATACTTTCGACTCCTGACCAATTTTAACTAGCCATCAGCtcaagatatattatagtgtaagAGTTAAAACAACGCACTCTCTTTCTCTATTTCTTTACTCAAATAATTCGATATATAGTAAATCCGAAACGATCGAGACTATCGACCAATGTGGTTTCCAAAGCACAGGATTAAagcactaccaacttccagacctaGGGTTGTTGCCTATTGATAATttctcaataaaataaagtaataagttttatattgtctTCAACTGGGGCTTGAACCCAGTGGGCTTGGGGCTCGGGATCTGGCAGACTTATGAGTCCTAGATTGTAAGATAGCTTGATAGCTCATAAGCTAGGCGCTAGAGCAATGAGGAGGTCACAATCACATAGTATTCAGCAAGTTAATAGTCCCCCTACAAGCATTCCTTCATTTATATTCTATGCCCACTGATCGACTAatgcataaaaataacaaattataggtCGTTGATCCCGGACACGGACTCATGAATTAAAATTACCGTGTATCCTTAGCATGTACCAGAGGCTCATGAGTAGTTAGAGAGTAGAGAAGACTTATGTACGTTTAGTTTATTGACCATAGACAATGAATTAGGCAACATAATGCATACTGTGGCAGAAAAATATTGCCCTACCCtcaatcataataattacttattgtatcaataaaaggtagacttataatatatagtgagtTAAGTACTCGCCTATATACCACCCAAACAACATCGGCttcgtgtaaaaaaaatattaaaaaactaagtCCAGGCCGATTGGCGTAAAAATTCACCGGGATTATTGTTTGCTACGCTCCAGGACAAAGGGTTCTCAAAGAGAAACTTCAAAACTATAGGATTAACTGCTCCCCGGAGGcgtgtcgaatttcactaatttattaatatctgaACATAGCGGAAGAAAACCCATCCATAGACACCCTCCTCGAAAAGATTGGACAAGAACTGGCAGAGATATAGGGTTACAAAGTATACAGAAATAACCGTAAAACTACGCGGTCTGCACACGGTACCCTAAGAAACACGGCCACGTGTTTTTGTCGAAAAACCGCATAGGGCGCCGCCACAGACTACTTGAAGACTCCGCCCCATCGGAGGAGCAGATACAAAAACCACCACATATCAGCCCCTACCCCAGAAAACCCACCCTTGCTGTGTGCAGTAAAAGTCACAGTCTCCTGTCCAGGGAAACCCACCCTTGCTGTGTGCAGTAAAAATCACAGTCTCCTGTCCAGGGAAACCCACCCTTGCTGTGTGCAGTAAAAGTCACAGTCTCCTGTCCAGGGAAACCCACCCTTGCTGTGTGCAGTAAAAGTCACAGTCTCCTGTCCAGGGAAACCCACCCTTGCTGTGTGCAGTAAAAGTCACAGTCTCCTGTCCAGGGAAACCCACCGTGTGAGAGGCTTTAAGGAAGTTCAAATTGGTCAAACCTTAACATAGTAATTCAAGCACGTCGCTGAGAAGCGCACATTGTTTGGAGTATTTGGGCCAGAAAGGATTTCCATCCGAAGACAATGCTTGGATAACGACTGCAGATGATGAAGAACGACTTGCTCCATACGCACAGGGCAAAGCCAAAAAGGTTTCAACGCAATGTAAAAATTGCAAAAagcattatattttgtttttataaagttcCAGTTAATCaataaaactttgtttattttataccgttatttatttaagttattttattttgtgttgttatagcaacaatttaaaaaaaatgacatgtTTTTGAAtttgtctatttattaaatCCTTGACTACAAGTCCACGTAGGAAACACTAACTATTTTGACAAgtccgtttatttatttattttgaaaaaattatacatatcttaaacaataaatacgatagtaactacaatagtataatactTTGTCGTAGCTAttaacgccctccaattcgacagcacatttatttattatttgttcattgcaaACATAATCAGATATCATTTAATGAAACAGTACAGTTCACGAACTCGGCGGAACCGCAGCCTGCGTACCACATACGGTACACCGGACTGTTGACGTGTTAAGTAGATAAATGCCCACTCTATTGCAAATACTATTTAAGTTAttgactatatttatttaatataatctttacaCATATTCGATAACCGATTCATttctttaaatgatataaatttacttggcagtagagctttgtgcaagcccataaTCATTAGATATCCTACctccaaacagtaatatttagtattgtgtttcagtttgaaaggAGAGTGAGCTAGGGCaactacaggcactagggataTAACATGTTAGTTTCCAAGCTTGGTAGcccattggtgatataaggaatGAATAATATCTCTTACGACATCAACGTCTAttagcgttggtgaccacttaccatcaggtggcccatctgcccgtccacctgcctatattataatatatatttttaggtctACTGGGCATACAATCCGTGTTTACTGACAAATTAACAGCTGCTGTACTTTAATTACTTACAATGAAAATTGTATggggttaaataaaataaaaaacataataatgtcaattatttaatttttaagatttcAACATGTCATATgtttctaacattttttttcttaacacaTTAAATGCGAACTTATATTATTGCACATTAAAAAAGCTACTGTGATGTGTGGCGAACAGAAACTCAAAGATTGAAGTGATGCTGAGGGCATATCACAAGCACCTAAGGTTTTATCTTCAATTGatacttatgttatataatatattgttttatttcaatgataatCTGTTGATACAAACGATAAacagacaataaaaaaatgacatgaCCAGTGACAAAgggaaatttgtttaaaatattttaaaagtcataAACGATTCAATATTTGGTAACAtagtattgataaaataatcttatttgctATGCTTATCTCAATaaagtataacaaaaataaacagtaaattATATCTCATAAAattcacaaaaatatcaaaacactTCTAATATTagcaaatacattaaaataaaaatagaaatttgttttattttttagcttttctaATTCGCAGTAGGCGATGTGGCTTCAACGCATCAGCTTCATGATAATGGAAGTGTCCGAAGATAACGTCCCAAAATGAAATCCgaatagttattaataataatatcacttattattcattaattgcaattcgatatattgatataattcattaaaaacaattgaattgtatgtaaattacataaatatttttaaatcaatattaaatcgaaaacatttaattttttaaatgtatttgctAATAATGGCGGACAAAATAGCACGattagtaaacaaataaaacatttatatatatctgtatatatacatatctagtTTTACACAATTTCATTACGAATAATTAGTTTTTCtctgtttgtataaaatatacaaaatcgaCTGCATTTTGATatgttatctttattattaatttacaaaacttTTAGTTTAATGGAAGCGCATCttaacacttaatttttttttgtttattttttttattattaataaaatatgtatatatgtacggacatgatataaataatgtcattttaaGGGAAAATCTTTTATGAGACATTACAATAAATTGATGCAATTTACAAACACACATAAAACATGGCGATTGGCCGTTCAATGTGTTTTTtggttaatataaaacattttaattaattaaaactacaaaaaacTATTACTATTATGCATTTTTGTGatcaaagttattattaagTTGAGATTTAGTAGCACacttctatattaaaatacattttttttccttaatattgttttcttcggtttataaaaaaaaaaaaaatatccaaatagTCATTTCTAATCGAATAGAGATGGTACTGGAACACTCTCGTATGAGTCTTGGTATCGAATTAAACATTACACTTTTACCACTAACGTTAGCCATTTCTAGATTTTAATGAACTCTAGGAAAAATTTAAAGTCCCAAAAGTCAAGAATATCATGAAATGTTCGAAAGTACACGTATAAGTTCGGCGTCATAGACAGCACACCCAGTAGTCTCGTTCTTGAGTATAGAAACCGTACAAGAGCCACTCGGTCAATTCGCAGAACGTTCCTTAGTTTCACTACAATACAGTTCACAGAGCCATACTACATAATGTATATTCGAATCGGTCACGCGCCGGGGTGCGTCAGTGCAGCAGGTCGCTGGTGGACAGGCGGTTGAGGCTGTCGCTGAGGTCGGGCGCGCGCTCCAGCAGCGACGACAGGCCGGACAGCTCGCCCGAGTTGAGCTGCGGCATGGCGTCCCCGCGGTCCATCAGCAGCCGCGTCAGCGACGGCGTGTCGCTGGCGGACGTCTCCAGCAGCTCCTGCTGCGACACCTGCGGACgatcgttttaaaatatacattaacatGCCGTATTCGTCGATACAgtgattaatttctatttatatatatagttcaatCGTATATTATATCCGAGATGCATgccaattgaatttattaatacgtatacatatgcatatttaaatataattattaacaatttgaaGTCACCTGTTGCTGTTGCATTAAGTTAGGAGAAATGTGCCCCATGCCGGGAGAGACGTGCCCCATGTTGGGCGACATCTGCCCCATGCTCGGGGACATCCCGCCGTGAGTCATCGGGGAGATCCTATCCATGGACGGCATCACCTGTCCCATCGGGGACATTTGCATGTTGGGGGACATGGGTGGCATCGATTGCATGTTCGGCGAGAGGCTTTGCAAGTTCGGCTGTATGTTCTGGAGATTAGTCATTTGTAAGTTAGGCGACATGTTCGGCGAATGCGACTGCATGCTGGGGGACAGCTGCACGTAGCTCGGGCTCCACTGCATGTCCTGTCCGTAGCTCAGGTGACTGGGCCCGGCAATCCCTTGCATATTCCACTGGGGGCAAAtcgatataattaaagtatggtCATCATGTTACCTTGACTGATTTCAGACAGTCATTCTCATAGTATTCCCATAGTCTATATTCCTTTGACTTCATAATAATTAGGTTCGGCAATACGATACGACCGAACAGGCAGTtagtataatatgtacataattaattacCTGATAGGGGTTTTCTTGTATTTGTTCATTTTCGTAGGGCGGCGAGAACACCCTCAGCGGACTGTTCATTTGGTGAGGGGGTGTTTTATCTGATaagtaaaagaatatattatagaaaatggAAGTCAAATTACTAgactaatgaaaatatatttttacgatcgctttgttaattttatttattaaaaacggcattttatttaaacgtaaaaacataaaagaccCAAAAccgttattaatatttcattttatattctctttgtatatatatgtatgtacatgcatataaatatattgtacctGTTGATTAGAACGAACTccagttaaattaatttataaaatgtatatcattaaattcaattattttaatataaaaaaaaattctatcttTAAGCAGTTTTATTGcttgatttttataaagaataattataaattatatatatctaataatattatttacattaaattaattaaatacttgttATGACTTGCCGAAACCATACCAAGACTAAATTACAATATGGATATCAAGGGAACTAACCTCTCGGCTCCGACTTGATGTGTTGGTCGTTTCCatatcctgaaaaaaaaaaaaaattagttcacTCTGTTTACATGATAACATAtaacaaagaatatttaaaagccTAGAAGTCCTTTACAAAGCTACGATCATATAGCTCGTATCCAgggaacgaaaaaaaaaacaaaaatagtaagTCATAGATGTCTCCGTTATGACCGTAGCTTTACAAAATGCGCGCTTCCGCACCGCTTGTTAGCCAAAGCTAGGTTCATATAGGACATTACAACGCACGCGGCAAGTTATCTACAGTATTTGATATTCACTTTAGCGTTAAGTTCACGAAGTTGTACAAAACGTGCAGTACTATGTCATATGAACCCAgtcttactaataaaaatatatattttaataatataaaacaaaacacaatgtgagaaatacaaaaaataataagcacACTAAagcaaataaacttaataagaaATTCAAGATGGCCGACATCTCGAAAAAAAACACAGACGTAAAAGTGAAATTAATGATTTGAAAACAACACACAAGCCACGTTtccataattaaatttgtataatcattaaattcagtaaaataaaaagaaaatcatgcaaaaatataataaaaatgctaaTATGCATATGTGTGTTAAAAGAAAACGTCAAAAAgcctacaaattaaatttaaacaaaaaatttacgGGACGAACAAAAATCGCAAATTCGTACAGCAGTATATTCAACACAGAAGTGAAGCTACTTCTTCGTAACGTGCAACTCGAGATGACCTTGATTTCATTTGCTTCTTCAACTTCAAGATTATCcgcttctttttattatttcattacatttcgtacaaaacataatttagattaattgaataaaagaaattaatttaatttaatcaagcaTATTCAATGATAacgattcatttttaatttataataatcatagctgcaatatttttttttcatattgtacaAAATGTAATGAAGGGAATATGTGTAATGccttatactttaaataaatcaacaCTAGCTCAAGAATACACATCTACGTCCAAACACACATCCATGCATAAAAATACAACGGTACCTTGTTAAGCGTCTTTGGTGCTTTTTCTGGGATCATGAGAAAAAACATCATCttgttcttaattttattagcaatataatataaatttcacgCATCCAAGCTATGCTTCCTTATATCTTTTCCGTTATAAATGTGtacaaaaatcttaatatttcaatcgcaaaatttaaattgtttcttatttttatatttggtgattgaaataatttaacgtaataatattttttatcaaattttttaatataaatttgtaaattcatCTAAAGCGTTATAATTATTTCGTACATTTTCAATGCGATATGTatctgtttaattaaaattataaaaacaagacatttgaaaatataatagaaaaagttGCTTAATAAAAGCTGCTCCACACAGGGAcagttacaataatatataaagtaaatataaaatattgacatCTTACGACTTTGACATTTAATGTGCCCCTGATGAccattacatacaatattaatgtGTTGCCATATTGGACCTTAGGTTAATGGCCCGTATGCTTGTTGTTAATTTGTCTCACTCAAACTCAATACTGAACAGctgttataaatgtatacataaaaatatattttatatattaaaaagtccAAAATTGAATTCCATCCGGGACCAAGTGAACTTTACTTATAGACCAGATTTTTGTATAGTTTCATATTAATTACTATGGGAAATTATTTCGTCTTAGTACGGTAATTGGTTGTCATGTTTGTATTCATACACACCCTCGAACTTTTAACGTTCTTAttctaaaactaataaaacatacatttcaATCCCATAAGCAAGTAAAATCAATGCTACGCTAACAATACaaataacagattttttttaaccaatatgttttgaaatttaatttctttttaagtatccaaataagataatatttaaatgcaaataataaaactttttttgtataaataaaactgattaaaatcaattaactttatacaattatgtaaaagtaatattaatacgGTGTGACTAGTTACGCtccatttttttattggtaaattatatttgtataaaatgtaagcAAAATGTTGCctgtgaaaatatttaaattaaaaaagttataatgacattttaaaaatgacagccctgttgtttacattttatacagTATCCCTTTTAATAACCTACATTACTCTTTATGTTTGTTTCGTAATACGacttagatataaataaaaattaaaacattatatagaaACAAAATGCACACAAATACTCTTAAgttgtattgaaaattaaactagaataaaatatacaaaaattgttatttgaagaaacaatttgtaaacagaAACGCTTATAAAACAAATCAAGTTAATTGACGATTACATTTTAAAGACACATATTCACATTAGCATATTTTTCTCATATAATTTCGTATATTATAAACCTTAGTGAAGTGCTATGCTATTCATAGCGTTCataggttttaaaaaaatatattttcgttcataaattttaaataagatttcattttttaactaaaatgctATATGATTGTTAGCTACATTATATACTAGACGTTGTATGTCAACTGTAATTAACACAATttgtctctttctatcattaataGGCATTCGAAAAACGAAGACAGCATTGTGTTGCTACAATagacatacaatatttattagtaaggcCAATAAGGCTGTAAGTTAAAGTGAGaagcaaataattttttatcctACTTTTATACTTCAAAATACATGAAcagacaaaatttaattttgaaattttaataagcaccaaattattaattatgttaattaaaaacaagatCTAACATAAGAACGCTTAAACATACGAAATTCaacgataaataaatgtaaaaagaaacattttaacaaatcaacaatttatttatctatttagcTTACTTTtgctagtttataaatatttaaataattaattataaatattgctatCTAAAGAGTAATGGATATATTTCTACTGATAATGCAAAAGgttgtatatgaaaataaaattctaaataaaataatattaaggttTTACATTGGTTATCATGGCAATAGCAAgggaaaatatatatgaatattatgcTATCCGTACAAATGAATTAGTAAGATTGAAAATGGCGTCTTCATTCGCTTGTACCAACACATGTGTATGAGTATAGATAGCAACAGTGTGTGAGCGAGAGGTGAGAGTGAGAAGTGCCATTTTCAGACCCTTTCTAAAGAATTTTTCTGTACGGTTAgagtaataaagtaataataaattacatgagGTATGCCGATATGAGGCAACGCAACACCTTATACCCCCTTAGCCTCTATTtggtatttagttttaaattttaatgcgcatttgtaaattattatttttttttttgcaaggGAATCAACCGTTTTTACACTATTATAGtactcatattatatacaacctTTCGCATTGatagagatatattattattgcgtttttttttttaattaaaccaatTGTAAACAAAGTACACAACTGACTGTTGCccgttattatataacattttataattgtattaatttaatttacactttagtatattttttattatatttgtacaattATATATCGTTTATTGTAATTGCGTTAAGCGcggaaatatttatgtaataattttgtttttgtttaaattttgtacaataGCGAATAGAATGAGCCATGTCGTAGGTACCTGATACACGCTCCACCATCACCACGAAGCTAagaaacttatgttttaaaCCATCACCTTAAACAACGCTGGACATGTTATGTGAACCCACAACCACAAAAAGgggaaaaatcattaaaaatattacccttcaaaccagaataaaATGTTTGTGACAATTTTTCCCaactttttatcaaaaaatcatatatacgGGTATATGATCACCTGTATATGAAGTATTTGTATTTCCcattatagatataaatttttatgataTCAACAAACTTACTGTCTTGTTCGTAAGTCTGATGCGCGACAGACGGCGATATCGTCTTCAATCTCTTATGCTTTAAATAACTCGTATCTAGAACATATtgcaaaaatgttaaaaaaaaacaataatagatttttaaatattaattgacaaaTGTCAATCGACATAATAAGgaaccaaaaaatataaaaacggtAATCGGTACGATGAATGGCAATTCTTTTAGAAGTACCGATGAAAAAAATCTTTGGTAAAAGTTTCAGGCCGCCCCTTATATGAATGACATTGTGTGATAAGCCGCGACGGACGTCGCGGTCGTTTGCCGCACTCGATCTTAATTTGGATGCACGTGGGAGTCTCCGCCGGCGGGAGCGGTCAGTTCCGGCCGTCGACGGGCGCGTAGTAGTTGCTGGAGTCGTCGAACTCGGAGGCGGTGGCGTGCGGCGCCACGGCCATGTACAGCGCGTAGTGCTCGGCCTCCGTGAGCTCCAGGTCGTCCTGCAGGCGGCGGAAGGCGCCCGCGTCCAGCGCCAGCACGCTCTCGGCCACCAGGATGGTGCCGTCGGGCGGCAGGTCGGCCAGGTCGGCCAGGTCGGCGGGCCGGCCGTCGCCGTGCAGCGAGATGTGCGTGACGCTGTCGGCGGCGCCCAGCGAGGCGTGCGAGGCGTGCGAGGAGGGCGAGGCGCGGAAGCGCGCGGGCCGCAGCCCCGACACGGAGCTGACGGAGCGCCCCACGGCCGGCGCGCGCCGACCGGACGCGTCGGGCGCCGGCGACTTGTCCTTGCGGCGGAACAGGCGCGACAGGAACGAGCGCTTCTTGGGCGCCGGCGGCAG from the Nymphalis io chromosome 10, ilAglIoxx1.1, whole genome shotgun sequence genome contains:
- the LOC126771495 gene encoding intraflagellar transport protein 43 homolog, producing the protein MTDPFNSNAPEPRKIGVWTEGPPVEARDYVMPKKSSESIDDIPTIPDLDDLQDILEKEISKPPVPDHQDTETVNTLAEVGVSGSVEGIDAALDVLKSFIPAAETDTADTVWTIDSLLTELAEEEKSTVS